TCGCTGCCGTCTTCCCCGAGGGGCCGGCGCGCAGCCGGGCGGTGGCCGTCTACTCGCTCTTCGGGGCGGGCGGCTTCTCCGCCGGACTGCTGCTGTCCGGGGCGCTCAGCGAGGTCAGCTGGCGCTGGGCGTTCGCGTTCCCCGCGCCGGTGGCGCTGCTGTTGTTCGCCGCCGGGCTGAAGCTGATCCCGCGCGACGAGCCCGGACCCCGCCCGGCGGGCGGGTACGGGGCGGTGAGCGCGCTGAGCCTGACCGGTGCGGTACTGGCACTGGTGTACGCGATCACGTCGGTGCCCGGCGCGGACCGGCACGGCGCGCGTACGGTCGGCGCGTTCGCGCTGGCGGTGCTGCTCGCCGTGGTGTTCGTACGGGTCGAACTGACCGCACGCGAGCCCCTGGTACGGCTCGAACTCCTTGCCCGCAAGCCGCTGGTGCGCTCCGCGCTCGGCGCCGGCGCGCTCAACGGCTCGTACCTGGGACTGCTGCTGGTGTGCACCCTGCACCTGCAGCAGCGGGCCGGGTGGAGCCCGCTGGAGACCGGGCTCGCCTTCCTGCCGGCCAGCGCACCGCTCGCGCTGACCGCGCTGTACTCGGGCCGGATCGTCAACCGGTTCGGGCCGGCGCGGCTGATCGCGGCGGGCGCCGCCGCGGCCCCGCTCGGGTACGCCCTCTACCCGCGCGACGACCGTGCGGACGTTTCGTACGCGGTCGACGTGCTGCCCACGATGCTGCTGGTCGGGGCGGCGTTCGTGCTCGCCTTCACCGCCTTCCACCTGCAGGCCACCGCGGCGGTGCCCACCGACCGGCAGGCGGCGGCCGGCGGGCTGTACCAGACCGCCGTCCAACTGGGCGCGGCCCTGGTGACGGCGACGGTGGCCGCGCTCCACCCGGCCGGGTCCGCCCCGGCCCTGGTGCTGGTCACGGCCGTCGGCCTGGCCGGCTTCCTCCTCGCGCTCCGCGGTGTGCGGCCGCGGCGGGCGGTGTCCGACACCGCCCACTGACCCTCACTGCCGAAACCGACACAGGGGGGAAGGACATGACAGCACCCCGATTCACGGTGGAGCCGCACCGGCTCGATCTGTGGCTGGTGCACAGCCCGCAGGGCGCCGAAGCCGAGGGGCTGGACCGCTCCGACCTCGACGACGCCGAGCGGCGCCGGGCCGCCGCCTTCGTCAGACCGGCCGACGCACTGCTGTACGCGGCCTCCCACGTCGCCCTGCGCCGGCTGCTCGGCCGGTACACCGACACCGCGCCGGGCCTCGTGCGCTTCGTGCGGGAGCGGTGCGTGGAGTGCGGCGGGGAGCACGGCCGCCCGGCCGTCGACTCGCCGTCGCCCCCGTTGCACTTCTCGCTGTCGCACAGCGCCGGGATCGCGGTGGTGGGCATCGCGGCGGTACCGGTCGGAGTGGACGTGGAGCGGCTGCCCCACCCGGCGACGGTCGAGTTCTGCACGCCGTCGCTGCACCCGCGCGAGCGCGCTGAGCTGGGCGCCGCGTCCGGGACGGACCGGACCGGGCTGTTCGGCCGGATCTGGACCCGCAAGGAGGCGTACCTGAAGGGCCTGGGGACCGGGCTGCGGCGGCCCCCCGCCCAGGACTACCTGGGCACCGACGCGGCCGGGCATCCGGCCGGATGGACCGTGCTGGACGTGCCGTGCGCACCCACGCACGTGGCGGCCGCCGCCGTACGCGGCGGGCCGCCGCGAACGGTGCACGTACGCCGGCTGGCCGGGGAGTGGCTGCGCGCACCCACCGCGCCCGCCCTGCTCGACGCCTGAACCACACGCCGCGACGGCGGACCGACCGATGACGCACCACGACCGAGAAGGGCACGACCATATGACCCGCACGGCCTTCGTCTTTCCGAGCCAGGGCTCACAGCGCGTGGGCATGGGCAGGGACCTGTGCGCGCTGCGCCCCGAGATCGCCGAGCGCTACTTCCGGACCGCCGACGACCTGCTCGGCATCCCGCTCTCGCGGCTGTGCCTGTACGGGTCCGCCTCCGAGCTGGCCGACCCGGCGATCGCGCAGCCGGCCGTGTTCCTGACCAGCCTGGTCGCGTACGAGATCCTGCGCGACCACGGCATCGGGCCGGACGCGGTCGCGGGCCAGAGCCTGGGCGAGTACACCGCGCTGACCGCCGCGGGCGTCCTGCACTGGACCGACGCGCTGGAGCTGGTGCGGCTGCGCGGCGAGCTGGTGGCCACCACCAACGACCGGGTGCCCAGCGCCACGGCCGCCGTCCTCGGGCTCAGCCGCGCCGAGGTGCGGTGGCTGTGCGGCGAGGCCGCCCGGAGCACCGGCCGGGTCGTCGAGGTCACCGGCGACAACGATCCGGGGCAGACCGCGGTGTCCGGCGAGAGCGCCGCGGTGGACCGGCTGATGAGCCTGGCCCGCGCGGCGGGCGCCCTGCGGGTCAGGAAGATCGAGACCGGCGGGCCGTTCCACACCAGCCTGCTGCGCGACATCGAGGCCGAGTTCACCGAGGCGCTCATCGGCACCCACTTCGCCAACCCGGTGATCCCGATGGTCTCCAGCGTCACCGGCACCGAGGTGACCACCGCGACCGAGGCCGTGGTGGCGCTGCGCGCGCAACTCACCAGCCAGGTGCGGTGGACGGAGACGGTGCGGCTGCTGGCCGGCCGCGGCACCACCCACTTCGTGGAGGTCGGGCCCGGCCTGGTGCTGACCGGGCTGGGCCGGCGCATCGCGCCCCGCACCCGGTCGCTGGCCACCGGCACCACCCGCCAGTTCGGCCTGACCGTGGCCGCGCTGGCCCCGCAGCACGACGCCGTCGTCGCCGCCTGACCACCCGACCACGCGACCGACCGACCGACGTACGAGAGTTGAGGAAGACGATGCCCACAGCGGACAACACGATCGTGAGCCGGATCGACGAGCTCACCGAGATCAAGGAAACGGCGCGGCTCGGCACGGACCCGGCCGCCACCGAGCGCCAGCACGCCAAGGGCAAGCTGACCGCGCACGAGCGGATCGCGCTGCTCCTGGACAAGGGGTCGTTCAACGAGGTGGAGCCGCTGCGCCGGCACCGCGCGAGCGGCTTCGGGCTGGAGGACAAGAAGCCGCACGGCGACGGCGTCGTCACCGGCTGGGGCAAGGTCCACGGCCGCACGGTGTTCGCCTACGCCCACGACTTCCGGGTCTTCGGCGGCGCGCTCGGCGAGGCGCACGCCCAGAAGATCCACAAGATCATGGACCTGGCGGAGGCGGCGGGCGCACCGCTGGTCTCGCTCAACGACGGTGCGGGCGCCCGCATCCAGGAGGGCGTCAGCGCCCTCGCCGGCTACGGCGGGATCTTCCAGCGCAACACCCGCGCCTCCGGCGTCATCCCGCAGATCAGCGTGATGCTCGGCCCCTGCGCGGGCGGCGCGGCCTACTCCCCCGCCCTCACCGACTTCGTCTTCATGGTCCGCGAGACCTCGCAGATGTTCATCACCGGCCCGGACGTCGTCAAGGCGGTCACCGGCGAGGAGATCAGCCAGAACGGCCTCGGCGGCGCCGACGTGCACTCCACGGTCTCCGGCGTCTCGCACTTCGCGTACGACAACGAGGAGCACTGCATCGAGGACGTCCGCTACCTGCTGTCGCTGCTGCCGGCCAACAACCGGGAGCTGTCCCCGGTGGAGCGCTCCGGCGACCCCGCGGACCGGCTCACCAACGCGCTGCTGGACCTCGTCCCGGCCGAGCCCGGGCAGGCGTACGACATCCGCAAGGTGATCGAGGAGATCGTCGACGACGGCGAGTACTTCGAGGTCCACCCGGCCTGGGCCACCAACATCGTGTGCGCGCTGACCCGGCTCGACGGGCACGTGGTCGGCATCGTCGCCAACCAGCCGGCCTCGATGGCCGGTGTGCTGGACATCGAGGCCTCGGAGAAGGCCGCGCGGTTCGTGCAGTTCTGCGACGCCTTCAACATCCCGCTCGTCACGCTGGTCGACGTGCCGGGCTTCCTGCCGGGCGTGGACCAGGAGCACAACGGCATCATCCGGCGCGGCGCCAAGCTGCTGTACGCCTACTGCAACGCGACGGTGCCGCGGATCTCGCTGGTGCTGCGCAAGGCGTACGGCGGTGCGTACATCGTCATGGACTCGCGCTCCATAGGCGCCGACCTCGCACTCGCCTGGCCGACCAACGAGATCGCGGTGATGGGCGCGGAGGGCGCGGCGAACGTGGTCTTCCGGCGGGAGATCAACGCGGCCGAGGACCCCGAGGCCGTACGTCAGCAGCGGATCACCGAGTACAAGGACGAGCTGATGCACCCGTACTACGCGGCCGAGCGGGGGCTGATCGACGACGTCATCGACCCGCGCGAGACCCGGTCGGTGCTGATCCGCTCGCTGGAGATGCTCCGCACGAAGCAGGCGGACCTGCCGTCGCGCAAGCACGGCAACCCGCCGCAGTGACGGACGCGCCGGCCCGCCACTGACGGACCACGCGGGGTGCTGAACTCCCTCTCTCCTCCTCCCGATTCCGTTTGGAGAACCATGAACCAGCTCATCCGTATCGAGAAGGGCTCCCCCGACCCGGACGAACTGGCCGCGCTCACCGCGGTGGTGCTGGCCCTCGCCTCGGCACGCGCCGAGGCCGCCGAAGCCACCGAGGCCCCCCACGAGCACCGGCCCGCCGGGCGCCCGCCCGTACGCTGGCGACGCCGGGAGCGCCACGTCATCCCCGGAACCGGGCACGGCTGGCGCGGCGGCGGGGCCGCGAGATGACCGCAGAGATCCGTGCCATCACCCTCGACGCCGGCGGCATCCCGATCTCGGCGCTGCTCGCCGAGCCGGTCTCGGCGCCGCCGCGCGCCGCCGTGGTGGCCATACACGGCTGCGGGATGAGCGCCGGCTACTTCGACAGCCGGGCCCGCCCGGGACTCTCGCTGCTCTCCCTGGGCGCCGAGCTCGGCTACAGCGTGCTCTCCGTGGACCGGCCCGGGTACGGGCTGTCGGCCGCCTCCCTGCCCGAGGGACAGGCGCTGGCGGACCAGGCGGCGACCCTGCACTCAGCGCTCGCCGACTTCGCCGACCGGTACGCCACGGGGTGGGGCTTCTTCGTGGTCGCTCACTCCAACGGCGGAAAGCTGGCGCTGGCCACCGCGGCCGCCGGGGAGACCGGCGACCGGCTGCTGGGCCTGGACATCTCGGGGCTGGGCAACCGGCTCGCGGTGGCCCCGCACCAGCTGCCGGGCCAGGACGGCCACGGCGACTGGCGCCGGCACTGGGGAGCCTTGAGGCTGTATCCACCGGATGCCTTCAGGCTGGGTCGAGGCCTGGTGTCCCCGGTGCCGGCCGGTGAGGCCCGGGAGGCTCCGCTGTGGCCCGAGCTGTACCCGGACATAGCCGCCCGCGTGCACGTGCCGGTCCGGTTCACGTTCGCCGAACAGGAGCAGTGGTGGCGCTTCGACGAGGAAGCCGTCGCCGCACTGACCCGGCCGCTGTCGGCCCCGACGGTGCGGGTCGAGAGCCTGCCGGACGCGGGTCACAACATCAGCCTCGGCTGGTCGGCCCGCGCGTACCACCTGCGGGCGCTCGGGTTCCTGGAGGAGC
This genomic window from Streptomyces sp. NBC_01351 contains:
- a CDS encoding acyl-CoA carboxylase subunit beta: MPTADNTIVSRIDELTEIKETARLGTDPAATERQHAKGKLTAHERIALLLDKGSFNEVEPLRRHRASGFGLEDKKPHGDGVVTGWGKVHGRTVFAYAHDFRVFGGALGEAHAQKIHKIMDLAEAAGAPLVSLNDGAGARIQEGVSALAGYGGIFQRNTRASGVIPQISVMLGPCAGGAAYSPALTDFVFMVRETSQMFITGPDVVKAVTGEEISQNGLGGADVHSTVSGVSHFAYDNEEHCIEDVRYLLSLLPANNRELSPVERSGDPADRLTNALLDLVPAEPGQAYDIRKVIEEIVDDGEYFEVHPAWATNIVCALTRLDGHVVGIVANQPASMAGVLDIEASEKAARFVQFCDAFNIPLVTLVDVPGFLPGVDQEHNGIIRRGAKLLYAYCNATVPRISLVLRKAYGGAYIVMDSRSIGADLALAWPTNEIAVMGAEGAANVVFRREINAAEDPEAVRQQRITEYKDELMHPYYAAERGLIDDVIDPRETRSVLIRSLEMLRTKQADLPSRKHGNPPQ
- a CDS encoding 4'-phosphopantetheinyl transferase family protein, whose amino-acid sequence is MTAPRFTVEPHRLDLWLVHSPQGAEAEGLDRSDLDDAERRRAAAFVRPADALLYAASHVALRRLLGRYTDTAPGLVRFVRERCVECGGEHGRPAVDSPSPPLHFSLSHSAGIAVVGIAAVPVGVDVERLPHPATVEFCTPSLHPRERAELGAASGTDRTGLFGRIWTRKEAYLKGLGTGLRRPPAQDYLGTDAAGHPAGWTVLDVPCAPTHVAAAAVRGGPPRTVHVRRLAGEWLRAPTAPALLDA
- a CDS encoding alpha/beta hydrolase → MTAEIRAITLDAGGIPISALLAEPVSAPPRAAVVAIHGCGMSAGYFDSRARPGLSLLSLGAELGYSVLSVDRPGYGLSAASLPEGQALADQAATLHSALADFADRYATGWGFFVVAHSNGGKLALATAAAGETGDRLLGLDISGLGNRLAVAPHQLPGQDGHGDWRRHWGALRLYPPDAFRLGRGLVSPVPAGEAREAPLWPELYPDIAARVHVPVRFTFAEQEQWWRFDEEAVAALTRPLSAPTVRVESLPDAGHNISLGWSARAYHLRALGFLEEQLLALDAAPAGARPVMRREGRHRPTRT
- a CDS encoding MFS transporter → MTLSMTSTTKGAPPAALWGLLFVLAGNMLLDALEVSVALVALPSISTDLGLDTPQLQWVVSGFAAGFGGLLLFGGRLVALLGRRPVYLAALAVFAVASLAGALADSAELLVASRFVKGFCAALTAPTGLAIIAAVFPEGPARSRAVAVYSLFGAGGFSAGLLLSGALSEVSWRWAFAFPAPVALLLFAAGLKLIPRDEPGPRPAGGYGAVSALSLTGAVLALVYAITSVPGADRHGARTVGAFALAVLLAVVFVRVELTAREPLVRLELLARKPLVRSALGAGALNGSYLGLLLVCTLHLQQRAGWSPLETGLAFLPASAPLALTALYSGRIVNRFGPARLIAAGAAAAPLGYALYPRDDRADVSYAVDVLPTMLLVGAAFVLAFTAFHLQATAAVPTDRQAAAGGLYQTAVQLGAALVTATVAALHPAGSAPALVLVTAVGLAGFLLALRGVRPRRAVSDTAH
- a CDS encoding ACP S-malonyltransferase; this translates as MTRTAFVFPSQGSQRVGMGRDLCALRPEIAERYFRTADDLLGIPLSRLCLYGSASELADPAIAQPAVFLTSLVAYEILRDHGIGPDAVAGQSLGEYTALTAAGVLHWTDALELVRLRGELVATTNDRVPSATAAVLGLSRAEVRWLCGEAARSTGRVVEVTGDNDPGQTAVSGESAAVDRLMSLARAAGALRVRKIETGGPFHTSLLRDIEAEFTEALIGTHFANPVIPMVSSVTGTEVTTATEAVVALRAQLTSQVRWTETVRLLAGRGTTHFVEVGPGLVLTGLGRRIAPRTRSLATGTTRQFGLTVAALAPQHDAVVAA
- a CDS encoding acyl-CoA carboxylase subunit epsilon; protein product: MNQLIRIEKGSPDPDELAALTAVVLALASARAEAAEATEAPHEHRPAGRPPVRWRRRERHVIPGTGHGWRGGGAAR